The genomic segment GTTCGGGGAAAACCACTTGTCTGAATATCATCGGGGGACTGGATCGCTATGATTCCGGAGAGCTCATCATAAAGGGGAAGAAAACCTCTGATTTTTCCGACCGGGATTGGGACGCATATCGGAACAATTCCATCGGATTTATCTTTCAAAGCTATAATCTGATTCCGCATCTGTCCATCGTGGCAAACGTGGAACTGGGTATGACGCTCAGCGGCGTATCCAAGGCAGAAAAACACAAGCGTGCTTTGGAGGTGCTGGAACAGGTGGGTCTGAAGGATCATCTCCACAAAAAGCCCAACCAGCTTTCCGGCGGACAGATGCAGCGTGTAGCCATCGCCCGAGCGCTTGCCAACGACCCGGAGATCCTGCTGTGTGATGAGCCCACCGGAGCACTGGATACTACAACCAGTATACAGATCATGGATCTGATCCGGGATGTGGCAAAGGATAAGCTGGTCATCATGGTGACCCACAACCCGGAGCTTGCCAGGCAGTATGCGGACCGGATCGTGGAATTTTCCGACGGCAAGATCATCAGCGATACCCATCCCCACCAGGAGCGTCCCAAGGAGGATCAGTTCAAGCTGAAGAAAACCAGCATGTCCTTCTTTACGGCGCTGGGGCTGTCCTTTAACAATATTCGCACCAAAAAAGGAAGAACCTTTCTGACTGCCTTTGCCTCCAGCATCGGCATCATTGGCATTGCTCTGATTCTGAGCCTTTCTACCGGTTTCCAGAAACAGATCGACGAGTATCAAGCCAATGCCCTCAGCGAATTTCCCATTATGATCTCACAGACCGTAACCCAGATCACAGATGAGGACATCAAGGAGATGCAGGGTTCTTTTGATAAAAACAATGAGGCTCTGTTTCCGGATTCCAAAGAGATCTACCTGTATGACCCGGAAAAAAACAAAGCCACCCACCAGAATCACTTTACGCCGGAGTTTGTGAAGTACGTAGAAAGCATTGATCCGGCAAACTGCGGTTCCATTGGTTATTTCCGGATGGTGAACATGAATCTGATCCGTGAGATAGACGGCAAATGCGTGCCTGTATCCTTCAGCTCCGGCATTTCTTCCGGTACGTCTTCCACCAATCTGACCAGCATGAGCTCTGCGGGACTGTCCTCCTATCCCATCAATCTGGACGAAAACAGCCAGAACTTCCTGGAAAAGAACTACAATCTGCTTGCCGGCAGCTATCCGGAAAAGGACACGGATCTGGTGCTGCTGGTGGACAATCAGAACCGACTGGATCAGACCATTCTGGAAAATCTGGGGTTTGATGTCAAGGACGTGGAGAAGCTGTCCTTTGATGAAATCATCGGTACCCAGATGCGGCTGATCTCCAACGATCAGTACTATACCAAAACCGAATACGGTACCTTTGTACCCAGTACGGACTACGATACCATGTACAATGCAGATGACAGTCTGACCCTTACCATTACCGGTATCATCCGGATCGATCCGGACAACGACCTGGCACTGCTTGGCTCCGGCATCATTTACAGCGACAAGCTTTCCAAGCTGGTGATCGATCGGGCACTGGATTCAGAGATTGTCAAGGCACAGAAGGACTCCAGCACCAGTGTGTTCACCATGGAGGAACTGGACGAAACCTCCAGGCAGATGACCATTGTATCCTTGGGCGGTGATGAGACGCCCTATATGCTGATGCTGTACCCCAAGGATTTCGACACCAAGGATGCGATTACCAACTACCTGGATGCATGGAATGCAGGGAAAAGTGACGATGACACCATCATTTACACAGATTTGGCTGCCTCTATTTCCTCTATGACCAAGGGCATCATGAACGCCATCACCATGGTTCTGATCGCCTTTGCAGGTATCTCTCTGGTGGTCAGCTTGATTATGATCTGCATCATTACCTACACCTCCGTGCTGGAGCGTACCAAGGAAATCGGCGTACTCCGTGCACTGGGTGCCCGGAAAAAGGACATCACCCGGGTATTTGATGCGGAAACCTGCATCCTGGGCGTGTTCTCCGGTACCCTGGGCGTGCTGATCGCATGGCTGGGCACCTTCCCAATCAATTCGATTATTGAGAATATGACGGATCTGAAAAATGTTGCAACCCTTCAGATCGGGCATGCGGTTCTGCTGGTGGCAATCAGCACGATCCTAACCATGCTGGGCGGTCACATTCCGGCAAAGATGGCATCCCGGAAGGATGCTGTGGTAGCACTGCGCTCAGAATAACAAATAGGAAAACACAGAAAGCCGCTTTTGATTAGGGTATCAAAGGCGGCTTTTCGCATTCTCTGAAAATTATCTAATCCGACAAAAATTGCCCGATATACAACAAATACTATATATCTTATTGCATCCATGCCGAATCTGTGCTACAATGAAAGCAGCACATAGCGAAAGGGGACGGAGCCATGGACAGCATGCCCTTGAGGGAAGCACTCACCATGCTGGGTATCCAGTTGTTCTGGGCGCTGGTGATGCTTTTGGTCAGCGACCTGTTCTGGCACAGATCCATGCGTGTACAGTCCGGCTACGTTATGGTCATGGCAAGCAAATTCAAGGACTACGCCAAGTATCCGGCAACCATCTTCAACCGGGTGTTCCGGTTCATCTTCACCTTCATCATCCCCATCACCTTCATTGCCTATTATCCCAGTCTCGTGATCCTGCGGCCGGATGCAGTGCCCCTGCTGTCCTGGCTGTCCCCGTTGATCGGCTGCATGTTTTTCTACATCAGCTATCTGGTTTGGATGCGGGGCGCCACCCGTTACAATGGAACTGGTTCGTAAAGGAGTGTATCATATGGCATTTTCCGAAAAGTCACTTGCATTTTTATTTGAAAACCGCATGCACGACAGCCGGGCATGGTACCAGGAACACAAAACCCAGTATCAGCAATACGTTGCCCAGCCCTGCAAAGCTCTGATCCAACAGGTACAGCCCTATCTGGCACAGATTGATCCCCAAATCAGCTGTACGCCCCGGTGCATGTCCCGGATCTATCGGGATACCCGATTTTCCAAGGATAAAAGCCTGTTTCGCACCAGCTTCTGGTGTACCTTCAGCCGACCCCGGGATGGGGGAGAATACCCGGCTTTTTACTTTGAAGCCGGACAGGAGGGGTTTTCCTACGGCTGCGGCTTTTATCACGCAAGCACAGTGCAAATGCAGCTGCTGCGGCAAATGATCCAGGAACAGTCTCCCTCCTATCTGGCTGCACGGCAGGCGATGGACTCCCAGCAGACTTTTTCTCTGTATGGGGAATTGTACAAACGAAATCACTTTCCGGATGCGCCTTCGGAGCAGCAGGATTGGCTGAATCGACGGAATATGGGGGCAAGCTGTCAGAGTACGGATTTCCCCCTGCTGTTCAGTGATGCGCTGCCCCAGGTGCTTGGGGAGGGATATGTGCAATTGACGCCCTTTTACCGCTTTTTGCTGAACGCCGCTGAACAGGCATAACGCAAGCATGCTTAAAAATTTACACAAAAAAGCAGCGAATCATTCCAGCGTTGCTTTTTTCTATGCGCTATGATACAATATCAAAGAGAGATCAGCTTGTATGGGGGTATAAAAGATGGCATATAAATATGTTGATCCAGAAAAATTAGAAAAGCGAAAGCGCAGAAGCACAAAAACCAGTGGGGTGTTTTCGATTCTGATCGGCATACTTTGCCTTGCATTGGGCGTGGTTTTCTTTGTCGCACTCAAGAGCTTTGGCGGTATGCTCTTCTTCCTGTTTTTTACCTTGGTATTCGTTGGGGCTGGGGTTTACTTCTTCAACCAGATCAAACTGGAGGAGAAGCGCCTTCGGGATCTGGATGATCCCAATAGCCGTGCGTATAAAAAGCGCCAGCGAACATTGGAAAAGAAACGGGAAAAGTATGTCAGAAAGGCGGAGCATCACGGCAGCATGAAGCGCACATTGAGCCACCGGCCGGCACTGATCTGGGGCGTTACAACGGTGTTTGTGTGGTCGCTTTCTCTGCTACTGCTTGCCTGGGGCATCATCGTTTTTATCCTGCCTGTATTAGATGTCATGTGCCCGATCGCCTTTGTTGCTTCCTTGTTTGGAAAGAACTACAGAGCTGTACTAGCTGCATATAAAAGAAATGGTCTTGAGAAACGGGAAGCAGAACAGGATTTTGCATCCAGTAAGGTGTATTTGGTTTCTACCAATACCATTGCGGTCAGCTCCCGGTTCCTTACTGTCTCAGCGATTCCTGCCGTACTTCCCATGGATGAGATCGTCTGGGTATATAGCGGCTATGACAATTTACAAAAATACAGCAACGGCGAGTATTCTCACACAGAGCGGGTCTATAGCGTCATTGTGGCGCTTGCAAACAGCGAACAGTACAAGATCCAATGCCCGGAGGAACTGTGTTCTGTGATTATATCCGATGTGACAAAAGTGGGCAATCTGGTCACAGTAGGCTACTCCAGGGAACTGCAAGTCCTTTACAACACGAACCCGGATGCCTTTCGCAGCACTATGAAGTATCCGGGCATTGTGCATCTGGAGCCCATTGGTCCCGAGATGTATAACAGCGAACATATATGGGATGGACTGACATAAGCCTGTTCGCCGACTACTTCGCCATGCTGTTATGAGGCAGGGCGACGAAAAAACGCAAGCCCTCTTTAGAAAGCTTGCGTTTTCTGGTGCCGCTGACCGGACTTGAACCGGTACGGATTTTACTCCGAGGGATTTTAAGTTTGTAAATCGTTGAAGTGCTTTGATCTCTTTTGTGGTCGTTCGTTCCCTTTTTTGCCCGATTTTTCGAGCTTTTTGAGCATCAAAAATTGAAAAACACCGAATTACAGCAGCTTTCAAGAATCATAAAAAACCATGTTTTTTGGTAAACTTTCGGTAGATTTGTGGTAGACAAAAGCCGATAACTTGACTTGGTAGACCTACGGTAGACACACGAAATAAATTTAGTTCCCTGCGAAAAATGCCGATTTTTGTAGAAGAAATTGGCACAAAGGACAGGAAATGTCTCGTGTATTTGCCACACAAGAAAATGATAATCTATTGTTACTAATAAAGCGGATCCGTGCTTTTGACCTCTAAAATTCAATCAAAAAAGCAATCATTCAGCGGACGATGTTCCATATAATTGGAGCGTTGTCCGCTATTTTTATGCCTGAAAATCGAATATCACGTCTGCTGTTTTAGTTATGCGTAATGAAAAATAGGAGGTTTTTTATGTCTGAACGCCAAATCATCACGATCAGCGATGACAAGCTGTCCTGCGAAGCAACAGCTATTCTGCTGAGAATGCTCAATTTTCCCGATACGGACTATCATACCGCAGAGGAGCTTTGTCCGTTCTTTGAGAATGATTCTTTGAAAACTATCAGGAACGCTCTGAACGAACTTTACGATGCAGGCTACCTCCGATGCAGCGGTAAGACCTATATGGTCAATAAGCTCAGGATCACGCAAATGAAGCTCGCTTGAGCTGAAAACAGGAGGTGAATGGATATGTCTGCTAAGAAAACAAAAAAGGTCAAAACAACGCCCTCATCGGTGTGCCGTGTCAATAAAAATGCAAACTATACCGTAATGAGCAACTATCATCTGCGGTCAACAAACCTCAGCCTGAAAGCGATCGGACTTCTGAGTAAAGTTCTTTCCTTGCCGGAGAATTGGGATTACTCTATCTCAGGTCTGACTGCGATCTGCAAAGAGAAAGAAACAGCAATCAAGGCAGCATTGGACGAACTGAAGCATTGGGGGTATCTCAATGTGACTAAGCTGATGCCGAATGAAACGAACAGCGGTCGGATCGAGTATGTCTATGACTTCTATGAGTATTCAGAAAAGGATACGCCTGATGCTGATCGGGACGATGATGATACATATGCCAAAGTAAGCTCAGTAAAAAAAGCACCGCAAGGGGCAGAAAAACAAGGCATAGAAAATCTACCCCTTGAAATTCTACTCATAGAAAAACAAGCGGTAGAAAATCAGGGGCAAATAAATACTAAGAAGATAATAAATAATAATCAAATACGGAGTGATCAAGTATCTATCGATCAATCCCACTCCGACAGCGAAAAAGCTGCTGAAAGACATACAGACGGACAGAGCGACGGATATATCAGCGAAAAAGAGATCTATACCGAGGTAGTGAAAACCAACATCGACTTTCCATACTTTGCAGAGTGGCTCGGTGATGAGGAAGAAGCTGAGGAGATCATTCAGATAATCGTTCGGCGGATATGCTCCAGAAAGAAAACAGAGCGTATCTGCGGACAGGATTTTCCCAGAGAAGTTGTCAAGTCCACTATGCTAAAGGTTGATATAAACGTCCTTGAAAATGCGATTGAGCAGATGAAGCGTGCAGACAATGTGCGAAACTATGAGAGTTATCTTATCAGCACTCTGTTCAACGAAGCCAACGGCAAGCGGTTCAAGGAAAATGCTGAGGGACGGTGGGCTGAGTATGCTGTCAAAAGAGATTTTGGCGTTTATGATGACTGAACGTTCCTGAGAGGGGGTGGTGGCTATGGGTGCGAATAAGAAACCGGACGTAGCTGCTTGAAAGACGGCAAATGAGCTTTTTGGAAAGGAAGGTGAAGATCATGGCTAAGTCTATTCTGACACCGGAGGGCGATCTCATCAACTACGATAACCTGATTGCGGTCAGCGTCGAGGTGCGTTCTGTCGGTGTCGATGATGAGCATACGGAAGATGCTTACTGCATTGTTGGCACTGATGTGACCAACAGGGAGAATCTGCTTTATCACTCGTCCGACTACGATAAGGTGATGAGTGTCCAGGGCGATATTACCCGTTGGCTCCAGAGTGAAGCATTTTCCACTTTTGAGATGCCGACCGCAGACGAAGGTGGTGATGCCTGATGCCTTCGGACTATGAGAACGGTGCGAAGAAAACCATTGATATTTCGATTAAAGCGGAGAAAATGACTGCTAATGTGCTGAAATCGGCATTGCGGGAGTTTATGTCGGGCAAGGCAGAGAAAAAAGGGCGAATGACCTACAAGCAGTTGCAGGCGAAGTCGCCGTCCAAGCTCGACAGCATTGAGGTTTCAGACAGAAATATCGGAGATTTTCTGAAAACCGCACGAAAATATGATGTGGATTTTGCCCTGAAAAGAGATAAAAGCACCACTCCGCCTACCTATCATGTTTTCTTTTCCGCTGCCAAAACAGAGGATTTCAAGAGAGCATTTTCGGAGTATGTCGGTAAGGGACAGGGCATATCGCAGAAGCGTGGTGAGTTCACCCGTGAGCAGATGCAGCAGCAGGCTCAGAAGATCAGGAACAAACCTCGCAAACAGAAACAGAGAGAGAAAACAAGGGAGAACAGACGGTGATCTACAACCACTTCCAGCCTGCACCCGTTCCACGGGCAAGGGGCGATGATATTTTTACGGCAGTCTTTTGTGCCGATACCAACAGAAAGGAAAAGTCTGCAAATTGCAGATCGACACGAGAAAACTCAAAAAGCTGATCATCAAGACTATTCCCTATGTCGCTTTCTCTTATGTGGGAAATCTGATCGGCTTTGCGTACCGAACCGCTGAGGGCAACGGCTTTCAGGAAAAGCTTCTGCCTTTCATGAGTAATCTCGGTGTGGCATTTGCAAGGATCTTTCCAAGTTTACACCCGTTTGATCTTCTTATCGGCTTGGGTTTGGCGGGAGTAATGAGGCTCGTCCTCTACGTCAAGTCGAAAAACAGGAAGAAGTTCCGTCAGGGTGAGGAGTACGGCTCTGCCGTATGGGGTGGTGAAAAGGATATTGAGCCGTATGTGGACTTATCCTGTCCCGAAAACAATGTGATACTCACAAAGACGGAATCTCTGACCATGGGTAAGCCCTCTGCACCGAAATTCGCCCGCAATAAGAACATTCTTGTGATCGGTGGCTCAGGTTCAGGTAAGACACGCTTTTTCGTAAAGCCGAACTTGATGCAGATGCACTCCTCCTATGTAGTGACTGACCCGAAAGGCACGGTGCTTGTGGAGTGCGGAAAGATGCTTGAAAGGGGCCGTCCGAAACGTGTGGACGGAAAAATAGTGTATCAGAAAACACCTGACGGCAAGTACAAAAAGGACGATAAGGGAAAATATATTCCTGTCTATGAACCGTACAAGATCAAAGTATTCAATACCATTGATTTTGCGAAGTCGATGCATTATAACCCGTTCGCATATATCAGCAAGAAGAACCGTGAGAAGGACATTCTGAAATTCGTGGAAGTACTTATCAAGAACACTTCTTCTCAGCAGCCGTCCGGCGATGATTTTTGGGTGAAAGCGGAGAAACTGCTTTATACTGCGTATATTGCCCTGATCTTTGCTATGTACCCCGAAGATGAATGGAACTTTGAAACCTTGATCGACATGATCAACAATTCGGAGTGCCGTGAGGACGATGAGGAGTTCAAAAACAGCATTGACCTTGAATTTGAGATCGTGGAGTGCTGGCTAAACCATACAAAGCACGATGATCCCGATGTCATGGCTGATTACGGTGATGTCTTTGAAGCTGAACCCGATGCCGAACAACGGCGAATGGGTGCATTTGCACTCAAACAATACAAGGCATATAAGTTGGCGGCAGGAAAAACAGCTAAGTCTATCCTTATTAGCTGCAGCACCCGACTTGCACCTTTTGCAATAGATGAGGTCTTGGAGATCACCTCCTACGATGAGCTGCACCTTGACAAGCTCGGTGACGAGCTGAGTGCACTTTTTATCATCATCTCCGATACTGATGCCACATTCAACTTTCTTGTGGCTATCATGTATTCCCAGCTATTCAACCTTTTGTGTACCAAAGCGGACAATTCAAAGGGTGGAAAGCTGACCTATCATGTACGCTGTTTGTTAGATGAGTTTGCGAATATTGGTGAAATTCCGCAGTTTGAGAAGCTCATAGCGACGATCCGAAGCCGTGAAATCAGTGCGTCGATCATCTTGCAAGCTAAGAGCCAGCTAAAGGCTATATATAAAGATAATGCAGATACGATTGAAGGCAACTGTGATACGATGCTGTTTTTGGGCGGCAAGGAGAAGTCCACGCTGAAAGAGATATCCGAAAGTCTCGGTAAAGAAACTATCGACAGTTTCAACACCTCTACCAATCGTGGACAGTCGGAAAGCTACGGAATGAACTATCAAAAGCTCGGAAAAGAGCTGAAATCTCAGGACGAACTGGCGGTCATGGACGGCGGTAAATGTATCTTGCAAGTGCGAGGAGTGCGTCCGTTCTTCTCGGACAAGTTTGATATTACCCGTCATAAGCAGTACCCTATGCTGTTAGATGACAATCCTGAGCAGGAATTTAACATCGAAAACTATGTGNNNNNNNNNNNNNNNNNNNNNNNNNNNNNNNNNNNNNNNNNNNNNNNNNNNNNNNNNNNNNNNNNNNNNNNNNNNNNNNNNNNNNNNNNNNNNNNNNNNNNNNNNNNNNNNNNNNNNNNNNNNNNNNNNNNNNNNNNNNNNNNNNNNNNNNNNNNNNNNNNNNNNNNNNNNNNNNNNNNNNNNNNNNNNNNNNNNNNNNNNNNNNNNNNNNNNNNNNNNNNNNNNNNNNNNNNNNNNNNNNNNNNNNNNNNNNNNNNNNNNNNNNNNNNNNNNNNNNNNNNNNNNNNNNNNNNNNNNNNNNNNNNNNNNNNNNNNNNNNNNNNNNNNNNNNNNNNNNNNNNNNNNNNNNNNNNNNNNNNNNNNNNNNNNNNNNNNNNNNNNNNNNNNNNNNNNNNNNNNNNNNNNNNNNNNNNNNNNNNNNNNNNNNNNNNNNNNNNNNNNNNNNNNNNNNNNNNNNNNNNNNNNNNNNNNNNNNNNNNNNNNNNNNNNNNNNNNNNNNNNNNNNNNNNNNNNNNNNNNNNNNNNNNNNNNNNNNNNNNNNNNNNNNNNNNNNNNNNNNNNNNNNNNNNNNNNNNNNNNNNNNNNNNNNNNNNNNNNNNNNNNNNNNNNNNNNNNNNNNNNNNNNNNNNNNNNNNNNNNNNNNNNNNNNNNNNNNNNNNNNNNNNNNNNNNNNNNNNNNNNNNNNNNNNNNNNNNNNNNNNNNNNNNNNNNNNNNNNNNNNNNNNNNNNNNNNNNNNNNNNNNNNNNNNNNNNNNNNNNNNNNNNNNNNNNNNNNNNNNNNNNNNNNNNNNNNNNNNNNNNNNNNNNNNNNNNNNNNNNNNNNNNNNNNNNNNNNNNNNNNNNNNNNNNNNNNNNNNNNNNNNNNNNNNNNNNNNNNNNNNNNNNNNNNNNNNNNNNNNNNNNNNNGAGTAACCGAAGAGAGATGCGTTTGAAACTGCCCAAAAGAGAACGTTTTTCGGCTTATGGTGTGGATATGACAAACGCCGGACAGGAAGTTACAACAGTATCAGCAAAAGAAAAAGATAAAGCTGGTACTGCAATATCTGAGGAAACCGAAGAAAAAGAGATATATGTCGGCTTTTAACTCAGACAGTGAAGAAACCGAATAAAGGCAATACCGCACGATCTTTGTGTGGTATTGCCTAAAAAAAGAATCGGTTGAAGCTGCGGACAATTATTACTTTATTTTTTTGAGGGAGACTTTTTACCTATGAACGAACTGAATATTTCTGCGGTCGATGCAACCGCAATGGAGACAGCAGCCACTGACTCTGCACCGAAGCACAAGTGGCTCTCTAAGCTCACCCGTGGTGCAAAGAAGGCAACCATGTTCTGCACGATCGCAGGCGTTATGGCATCTACCTGTGTAACTCAGGCATTTGCAGCAGGCACGGGTGCTGTTGATACTTCTTCTTTCATTTCTACTGCTTGTACCGTACTCAAGAGCGTTATCTGCCTGATCGGTGCAGGTGTTGGTGTATGGGGCGTTGTAAACCTTCTGGAAGGTTACGGTAATGATAACCCCGGTGCGAAATCCCAGGGCATGAAGCAGCTCATGTCAGGCCTTGGTCTGATACTCCTTGCAATCGTCCTCGTTCCTGTTCTTGAAACAATGATGACGGGTGCGATTTAAGTGACGTTG from the Ruminococcus champanellensis 18P13 = JCM 17042 genome contains:
- a CDS encoding PcfB family protein, with the translated sequence MPSDYENGAKKTIDISIKAEKMTANVLKSALREFMSGKAEKKGRMTYKQLQAKSPSKLDSIEVSDRNIGDFLKTARKYDVDFALKRDKSTTPPTYHVFFSAAKTEDFKRAFSEYVGKGQGISQKRGEFTREQMQQQAQKIRNKPRKQKQREKTRENRR
- a CDS encoding VirD4-like conjugal transfer protein, CD1115 family translates to MDTRKLKKLIIKTIPYVAFSYVGNLIGFAYRTAEGNGFQEKLLPFMSNLGVAFARIFPSLHPFDLLIGLGLAGVMRLVLYVKSKNRKKFRQGEEYGSAVWGGEKDIEPYVDLSCPENNVILTKTESLTMGKPSAPKFARNKNILVIGGSGSGKTRFFVKPNLMQMHSSYVVTDPKGTVLVECGKMLERGRPKRVDGKIVYQKTPDGKYKKDDKGKYIPVYEPYKIKVFNTIDFAKSMHYNPFAYISKKNREKDILKFVEVLIKNTSSQQPSGDDFWVKAEKLLYTAYIALIFAMYPEDEWNFETLIDMINNSECREDDEEFKNSIDLEFEIVECWLNHTKHDDPDVMADYGDVFEAEPDAEQRRMGAFALKQYKAYKLAAGKTAKSILISCSTRLAPFAIDEVLEITSYDELHLDKLGDELSALFIIISDTDATFNFLVAIMYSQLFNLLCTKADNSKGGKLTYHVRCLLDEFANIGEIPQFEKLIATIRSREISASIILQAKSQLKAIYKDNADTIEGNCDTMLFLGGKEKSTLKEISESLGKETIDSFNTSTNRGQSESYGMNYQKLGKELKSQDELAVMDGGKCILQVRGVRPFFSDKFDITRHKQYPMLLDDNPEQEFNIENYV
- a CDS encoding ATP-binding cassette domain-containing protein, producing MLELKNIKKTYRVGETETKALDDISVAFREKEFVAILGTSGSGKTTCLNIIGGLDRYDSGELIIKGKKTSDFSDRDWDAYRNNSIGFIFQSYNLIPHLSIVANVELGMTLSGVSKAEKHKRALEVLEQVGLKDHLHKKPNQLSGGQMQRVAIARALANDPEILLCDEPTGALDTTTSIQIMDLIRDVAKDKLVIMVTHNPELARQYADRIVEFSDGKIISDTHPHQERPKEDQFKLKKTSMSFFTALGLSFNNIRTKKGRTFLTAFASSIGIIGIALILSLSTGFQKQIDEYQANALSEFPIMISQTVTQITDEDIKEMQGSFDKNNEALFPDSKEIYLYDPEKNKATHQNHFTPEFVKYVESIDPANCGSIGYFRMVNMNLIREIDGKCVPVSFSSGISSGTSSTNLTSMSSAGLSSYPINLDENSQNFLEKNYNLLAGSYPEKDTDLVLLVDNQNRLDQTILENLGFDVKDVEKLSFDEIIGTQMRLISNDQYYTKTEYGTFVPSTDYDTMYNADDSLTLTITGIIRIDPDNDLALLGSGIIYSDKLSKLVIDRALDSEIVKAQKDSSTSVFTMEELDETSRQMTIVSLGGDETPYMLMLYPKDFDTKDAITNYLDAWNAGKSDDDTIIYTDLAASISSMTKGIMNAITMVLIAFAGISLVVSLIMICIITYTSVLERTKEIGVLRALGARKKDITRVFDAETCILGVFSGTLGVLIAWLGTFPINSIIENMTDLKNVATLQIGHAVLLVAISTILTMLGGHIPAKMASRKDAVVALRSE
- a CDS encoding Maff2 family mobile element protein, which gives rise to MSTACTVLKSVICLIGAGVGVWGVVNLLEGYGNDNPGAKSQGMKQLMSGLGLILLAIVLVPVLETMMTGAI
- a CDS encoding DUF2461 domain-containing protein, with the translated sequence MAFSEKSLAFLFENRMHDSRAWYQEHKTQYQQYVAQPCKALIQQVQPYLAQIDPQISCTPRCMSRIYRDTRFSKDKSLFRTSFWCTFSRPRDGGEYPAFYFEAGQEGFSYGCGFYHASTVQMQLLRQMIQEQSPSYLAARQAMDSQQTFSLYGELYKRNHFPDAPSEQQDWLNRRNMGASCQSTDFPLLFSDALPQVLGEGYVQLTPFYRFLLNAAEQA
- a CDS encoding DUF6017 domain-containing protein; translated protein: MSAKKTKKVKTTPSSVCRVNKNANYTVMSNYHLRSTNLSLKAIGLLSKVLSLPENWDYSISGLTAICKEKETAIKAALDELKHWGYLNVTKLMPNETNSGRIEYVYDFYEYSEKDTPDADRDDDDTYAKVSSVKKAPQGAEKQGIENLPLEILLIEKQAVENQGQINTKKIINNNQIRSDQVSIDQSHSDSEKAAERHTDGQSDGYISEKEIYTEVVKTNIDFPYFAEWLGDEEEAEEIIQIIVRRICSRKKTERICGQDFPREVVKSTMLKVDINVLENAIEQMKRADNVRNYESYLISTLFNEANGKRFKENAEGRWAEYAVKRDFGVYDD
- a CDS encoding ABC-2 family transporter protein translates to MPLREALTMLGIQLFWALVMLLVSDLFWHRSMRVQSGYVMVMASKFKDYAKYPATIFNRVFRFIFTFIIPITFIAYYPSLVILRPDAVPLLSWLSPLIGCMFFYISYLVWMRGATRYNGTGS
- a CDS encoding DUF6709 family protein, which encodes MAYKYVDPEKLEKRKRRSTKTSGVFSILIGILCLALGVVFFVALKSFGGMLFFLFFTLVFVGAGVYFFNQIKLEEKRLRDLDDPNSRAYKKRQRTLEKKREKYVRKAEHHGSMKRTLSHRPALIWGVTTVFVWSLSLLLLAWGIIVFILPVLDVMCPIAFVASLFGKNYRAVLAAYKRNGLEKREAEQDFASSKVYLVSTNTIAVSSRFLTVSAIPAVLPMDEIVWVYSGYDNLQKYSNGEYSHTERVYSVIVALANSEQYKIQCPEELCSVIISDVTKVGNLVTVGYSRELQVLYNTNPDAFRSTMKYPGIVHLEPIGPEMYNSEHIWDGLT